A genome region from Panicum virgatum strain AP13 chromosome 4K, P.virgatum_v5, whole genome shotgun sequence includes the following:
- the LOC120701947 gene encoding uncharacterized protein LOC120701947 codes for MGFGGLLGISAERIGSRELLKFLFDRLDPNSMVIELGKNRGIHVTPFAVKQVLGIPDSGEDLPLQTNNHASKALSKLKIMLGLEESQDLHASHLQKILKDDLELCSNLIDDEMAIRFFFIIASNKLLFPSIDNNIRCKDIYLTRDLPRLSDMNWCKAVVDDLRHAAHAYHIDKTKKGTPSLPGCAILLIIEHMNTPRAKYFDQNVIQKITSSDRTKDQQGKATFGLLLVSSITQFLYIF; via the exons ATGGGTTTTGGTGGCCTCCTTGGTATATCTgcagagaggataggaagcagaGAACTATTGAAGTTCTTGTTCGACAGGCTAGACCCCAACAGCATGGTAATCGAACTTGGCAAAAATAGGGGAATCCATGTGACTCCCTTTGCCGTGAAGCAAGTGCTCGGCATACCAGATAGTGGTGAAGATCTACCTCTACAAACAAACAACCATGCATCCAAGGCTCTGTCCAAACTCAAGATTATGTTGGGTCTTGAAGAATCACAGGACCTTCACGCGAGCCATCTCCAAAAGATCTTGAAGGATGATTTAGAGCTGTGCTCTAATTTAATTGATGATGAAATGGCAATAAGATTTTTCTTTATCATTGCTTCTAACAAGCTCCTATTTCCTAGCATAGATAACAACATCAGATGCAAGGATATTTACCTGACTAGGGACTTGCCTCGTTTATCGGATATGAACTGGTGCAAGGCGGTTGTGGATGACCTTAGACATGCTGCTCATGCATATCATATTGACAAGACAAAGAAAGGGACACCATCGCTCCCTGGATGTGCTATATTACTGATT ATCGAACACATGAACACTCCTCGTGCAAAGTACTTCGATCAAAATGTTATACAAAAGATCACTTCTTCTGATAGGACCAAGGACCAACAAGGGAAGGCTACGTTTGGGTTATTACTGGTGAGTTCTATTACTCAGTTTCTgtacattttttaa
- the LOC120701946 gene encoding protein FAR1-RELATED SEQUENCE 5-like encodes MQPTEPALSFDSSAPEGASMVVVNSTSAAVQPASASAPAPMALSQETMEVSPSAPQASQMMHGDVASPCLADVDPLLPAKVVPNEDLRFENSAEAYKFYCYYAGKAGFDVRKTRTNRKTVAEFSCNKQGHWEFYKPDEEMTREKMSMRCECKAFVKAKKNTKKGYWFFERIRLEHSHPLHPSPRLTQFMNAHKNKDPVIMGIVDKMQHADASHNTTVNYLSDMYGGVQNFTFTEMDLKNRRAASARSERENDKPKLMEFFKEMKAQNPYFYKEVQVDENNVIKNVFWSHASQRAE; translated from the exons ATGCAGCCTACTGAGCCAGCACTTTCGTTCGATTCTAGTGCACCTGAAGGAGCTTCAATGGTTGTCGTCAACAGCACGTCCGCCGCAGTACAACCTGCATCAGCAAGTGCTCCTGCACCAATGGCGCTCTCTCAGGAGACCATGGAGGTCTCGCCGTCGGCTCCGCAGGCGTCGCAGATGATGCATGGTGATGTTGCGTCCCCCTGCCTTGCAGATGTC GATCCCTTGTTGCCTGCCAAAGTTGTCCCAAATGAAGATCTTCGTTTCGAGAACAGCGCTGAAGCTTACAAGTTCTACTGCTACTATGCGGGCAAAGCGGGGTTTGATGTACGGAAGACAAGGACTAATAGAAAGACTGTTGCAGAGTTTTCATGCAATAAACAGGGCCATTGGGAATTCTATAAGCCTGATGAAGAGATGACACGTGAGAAGATGTCAATGAGGTGTGAATGCAAGGCATTTGTGAAGGCTAAGAAGAACACTAAAAAGGGATATTGGTTCTTTGAGAGGATCAGGTTGGAGCACTCCCACCCATTGCATCCATCACCGCGACTAACACAGTTCATGAATGCACATAAGAACAAGGATCCGGTGATCATGGGAATTGTTGACAAGATGCAACATGCTGATGCATCCCACAATACCACAGTCAATTATTTATCAGATATGTATGGTGGTGTCCAGAACTTCACATTCACTGAGATGGACCTGAAAAATAG GAGGGCTGCATCTGCAAGGTCGGAGAGGGAGAATGACAAACCAAAGCTGATGGAATTCTTCAAGGAGATGAAGGCCCAAAATCCATACTTCTACAAGGAGGTGCAAGTGGATGAAAATAATGTGATAAAAAATGTATTTTGGAGTCATGCAAGCCAGCGGGCGGAATAA